In the Chryseobacterium sp. MYb264 genome, one interval contains:
- a CDS encoding response regulator transcription factor, producing MEDISRFFNENNKIESDAKIDYSQRNDYLEAVKAFSRMSYQSLYIIDYFEKAFEYVSDNPLFLCGMTSEEVKKLGYAFYFKNVKPEDLELLVKINKAGFEFYEKLKIEDRKLYTISYDFCLINEKKNEVLINHKLTPFFLTDDGKVWKAICMVSLSSAQSSGNVILSKDQSDDLWIYDIQKDQWFKEEKKKLSQREYEILSLSASGLKITEIADKIFVTSDTVKFHRKKLFEKIGVNNIAEALAYAKNNKLL from the coding sequence ATGGAAGATATCAGCAGGTTTTTTAATGAAAACAATAAAATAGAATCTGATGCCAAGATTGACTATTCGCAGAGAAATGACTATCTGGAAGCTGTAAAGGCATTTTCCAGAATGTCCTACCAGAGTTTATATATTATTGATTACTTTGAAAAGGCTTTCGAATATGTCTCGGACAATCCTCTTTTTTTATGCGGAATGACATCAGAAGAGGTGAAAAAGCTTGGTTATGCATTCTATTTTAAAAATGTAAAACCGGAAGATCTGGAACTCCTGGTAAAGATTAATAAAGCTGGATTCGAATTCTATGAAAAACTGAAAATAGAAGACAGAAAACTCTATACGATTTCTTATGATTTCTGTTTAATTAATGAGAAAAAAAATGAAGTGCTTATCAATCACAAATTGACCCCCTTTTTTCTGACAGATGATGGTAAAGTGTGGAAAGCGATTTGTATGGTATCACTTTCCAGTGCACAATCATCCGGAAATGTCATTCTCAGCAAAGATCAAAGTGATGACCTCTGGATCTATGATATCCAGAAGGATCAATGGTTTAAAGAAGAGAAGAAAAAACTCTCCCAAAGAGAATATGAAATTTTAAGTCTGTCGGCCAGCGGGCTGAAGATTACTGAAATTGCTGATAAGATATTCGTAACTTCGGATACGGTTAAATTTCACAGAAAAAAACTTTTTGAAAAAATAGGAGTTAACAATATCGCAGAAGCTCTGGCCTACGCTAAAAATAATAAACTGTTATAG
- a CDS encoding L,D-transpeptidase, whose product MKNILVKKSFLSTLIIAFFVVSCKKEIEKVNDAITDTATAISDLPEEAEKDSVKIDSPVVQKESMPPAMQETGFYNAFVLPKDKKLRDSAYSIFSKKYSERERYAILALNRLDSKNKWNSDTLVVPAKIDTTLMSYSPFPMQLDVLSGVKKFVVFSYPLQAYGVYTDGSLVKWGPTSMGKKTAKTKTGLTFANWKKQLAISTVSSEWKLPYNFNIFNLDGIGWHQYDLPGYPASHSCLRLLMKDAKWLYGYADTWVLNPGGATTKAKGTAVLVYGDYKWGKRKPWRNLLEDPNANNVSVEEMTKMIEPNVEKIIREQNNREKVVDSIRAAKAMIQQMPENPKTQSP is encoded by the coding sequence ATGAAAAACATTCTTGTGAAAAAATCATTTCTATCAACACTAATCATTGCATTTTTCGTGGTTTCCTGTAAAAAAGAAATTGAAAAAGTTAATGATGCGATCACTGATACGGCAACCGCAATTTCGGACCTCCCTGAAGAAGCTGAAAAAGATTCTGTAAAAATAGATTCCCCTGTGGTACAAAAAGAATCCATGCCTCCTGCGATGCAGGAAACAGGCTTTTACAATGCCTTTGTGCTTCCTAAAGATAAAAAGCTGAGAGATTCTGCCTATTCGATATTCAGTAAAAAATATAGTGAAAGGGAACGTTATGCTATTTTGGCCTTAAACAGATTGGATTCTAAAAATAAGTGGAATTCTGATACGCTGGTGGTTCCTGCAAAGATAGATACAACTCTTATGTCTTATTCTCCTTTTCCCATGCAGCTGGATGTATTGAGCGGGGTTAAGAAGTTTGTGGTATTTTCTTATCCTCTTCAGGCTTATGGGGTTTATACAGACGGAAGCCTCGTAAAATGGGGACCTACCAGTATGGGGAAAAAAACGGCAAAGACAAAAACAGGATTAACATTTGCCAACTGGAAAAAACAGCTTGCTATTTCTACGGTAAGCAGCGAATGGAAATTGCCTTATAATTTTAATATTTTTAATCTTGACGGAATTGGATGGCATCAGTATGACCTCCCCGGATATCCGGCGTCACATTCTTGTTTGAGATTGCTGATGAAAGATGCAAAATGGTTATACGGATATGCCGATACATGGGTACTGAATCCGGGAGGGGCAACCACCAAAGCAAAAGGAACAGCAGTACTAGTTTACGGGGATTATAAATGGGGTAAAAGAAAGCCTTGGAGAAATTTACTGGAAGATCCTAACGCGAATAATGTGTCTGTAGAGGAAATGACCAAAATGATTGAACCCAATGTTGAAAAAATCATAAGAGAGCAGAACAACCGCGAAAAAGTGGTTGATTCTATCAGGGCTGCAAAAGCGATGATCCAGCAGATGCCTGAGAACCCTAAAACACAATCTCCTTAA